Part of the Henckelia pumila isolate YLH828 chromosome 2, ASM3356847v2, whole genome shotgun sequence genome is shown below.
tccaaagggcttacgacggacgaaggtatggtccgggaatcttattaagttttggaagtacttattagcttagttaaggcttatagaacttgtatagtgatacggtgaacttttgaatataggcttgaaacctaggtcCTActaagacttgaactagcctagaggtacatacacattgattgagattgccagcgagtatacatgtttatatgttgcattttctTGGCATTATTGtgtggcatgatatatgttttattgctttccatattcatatgttatgtaaacatacacgttgagcctgtaccttgatatacctTGTTTATaaagccgctcagctctattaTTGTATATAGTCTATCATTGGGAGTACCAAGAAGGCGGGAACATGTATGTTTGATTACTCCGGTGTATTAGACGAGTGTtgttgtacccagaggttgatccgcaaGGTTgcaacactcatgtggcgcctgtactgagcatgactttttaaATGACCcattaccagtcatcacgattgcatgcatcatatacatatgtttactcatgtttatgtactggaaGTTAATCgttcacgtcctagttattatcttggacaccccattccatgggGTAGGTCACAGGATAGACGGAGCTGGGAGTTCGAGGcgggactagggagcaggagtcttGGGTGGAtcttttatacagcaggattcgttatagctgtataaatgttttagacagtttacGTCCTAGTTATTTCGATATGGGTGTATCACTACTGAGTTAAGCTTTGTACTAAGTTTATATGTATATTATgagttatgtttccgcacgttttattCTGTTAAgtgtttatattttaattaagattaatgcATGTCATAgctgtcagttagtaggtgattcaatgcagggtcactacatttgtgGTATCAGAACATGCATagatgcttagattttgggattagtacttgggatttagtctagttTTAATACTATTGCgcatttgaaatttgaaatgtgCAAATCTTTTCAGATATGGCTGATAGAGGAGATGAGAGCCATGGCAGTGTTGGACAGACGGGAGGTCACCATCATTGTCATCATCATGAGGATATGCATCATCATCACCACGAGGGTATACTTCGCTATTCTATCAATAAatttatgcaagtaggaccgaaacccttgatgggaggcgagaatcctgaagaAGCGAGGAACTGGAtgataaggattgaaattgcttttcgagctttcgagtgtactgaggagtaGAATATGGAGGTTCTAACGTTTGTTCTAGATGGACGTGCACGATTATGGTGAGATGCGAAGGCTGCTCAGACGCGTACTAAGAGAGGACGAGTGACTTGGGAGGATTTCCGTCAGCagtttcaaaaattatatttttctccaGCTGTCCGtcaggcacgatctatggagttgctgatgCTGAGGTAGGGATCTATGATTATTGATGAATATCGGCAGCGATTCATTGATCTAGTACCTTACAGTCCCATATCAATAAGAGTGATGCGTCCAAATATGATCTATTTCTGCAAGGCTTAAATCAGGATATCTATTCACAGATTGTTGTTTGTGATGATCCAACATCATACGAGACTCTGGTTAATCGGTGCGGCAAGTGGAGAACAACAATATGCGGGCACAACTGTTGATGTCAGGATAGCCTGGTGGATTATTTGGGCTTgtggctcaatctgttgtgtagtctggttcttcttcttcttcttccactACTATTTcttctggttctcgtggttcacgaggtatgttccgatTTTGGAAGAATAAGAAAGATGATCGTTGTactcactgtggtgggaagcatcctacaACATCATGTCGGAAAGCATCTGATGCTTGTTTTATCTGTGGCGAGCAAGGGCATCTgtggagagattgtcctactCGTATGGGAGCtactagtggatcgggatcacataTTGGATCTTAGGCTTTTACTCATCTACGTCAACATCCAACACCACCTAGTTATTCTAGTCTTCACCCACGTACAcaggggcaggtatttgctatttctcaggagcaggctacagagggaagcggTCGCATGTTGGCAAGTatctttttgttatgtggtattcctgcacttgttttaattgatactggagcatcacattcctttatttctagccgttttgttaagagacatagattgtGTCACGTCCCGGGCCCAGGCCCGCGTctgcgcgactgcacaatgggcccctatagAAACTACTTTGTATTtgtcctcgctttacgaaaatgattaacccaagttgctataaaagtccattgtagcccattttaaactcattttaaagctTTCATTTTTTCCATGTGGGACAGAGATCTCACAATCACCCCTCCTTCAGAACGCGACGTCCTCGTCGCGACCTGAACTATCGATCCACCAGCATCGGGAACCTAGAGGTGGCTTCTacgggttcaagaggtggctcccgtcGTGTAGCATTTTGCCccgcaggttcaagaggtggctcccacacACGTATCACTTTGCCCCACATAGCACTTATTTCCCGGGGTCTGCCGGCTGGTGACCGgtctttgataccatttgtcaCGTCCTGGGCCCAGGCCCGCGTctgcgcgactgcacaatgggcccctatagcaactacttcatATTCGTCCTCTTTTTACGAAAAtaattaacccaagttgctatagaagtccattgtagcccattttaaactcattttaaagctTTCATTTTCCCATGTGGGACAGAGGTCTCACAGATTGTCTTATATATCATTAAACCTGAATTTAGTTGtgtctactccgctggagcaggagatagtaactaagcgtctagtgatggattgtcttctagagtttgagggtcatgtgttgtctgctaatctgatgattctagcgatgacagatttgaAGGATGAGATTGTTTAAGAATAGATTAGATAgtgattattaaaataatttgataGGATATAAAGTTAttacaaataaataatattatgtttaGTTTGATATATAGATTACATTTAgaattgaaattataatttgTTGTGATAGGATGatcatttaaaaattcaaaactatTATACGGATATATAAAGAGGAAATTTTATTTAGATATGTAGTTATAGATAAActctaaatttataaaaatatatttttatcatattttaaattaaataaatattaaataattttataatataaatgaTGAGTTATAGCTAAAAATTCAACTTGTTTGAGCTCAATCATAAAGGTCAACTCCAAATATAATTGAGGtccaagcttatttaaatattatttatatttaattcatgtagGTCCTGAATTCTGCAAAAGCCCATAGGAGGCTCAAACCCATTAAGCTATCCggatatctataaatagctcaagtcacctcattattaaggtacacattTTCTTTAATACTATAACGCTatactctcgattattattctTTGAATAATTAATGACTTGAACGTTATATCATGATCTCAAATAGTTATAAATTATAAGTCTCCCATATATTATGACATCATATAGATAGTATAAATATTATAGATTAACGTAGTACCCGCTATGGTTTTGATGTAACTTCCACAATTGGTTTTCTAGTCTCgagatatatatttaaaattttttttaaaaaaattaaaactcaaatttcatatagcttttttttaaaatataaaaataatcatttttttaaaaggaaaaataaaCGAATTAATTAGGTCACCGAGAATACatgggttttttttatttttactgtaaaaaaataaataaatttcaaaaataccgcaaaataaaaaaaaaatttcacaaataccgTAAAACTCCAAAGCTGACAGTGGACGCTCATGTACACGTAGGCCAACTAGGAAGCTTCCTCCGCCACGGGGCGCGGACGCTTCCTAGTAGGCAGCGTCCCGCCCGACTAGGAAGCGTCCGCGCCCCGTGGCGGAGGACGCTTCCTAGTTGGCAGCGTCCTCCGCCACACGGCGCGGACAGCGTGGCGGAGGACGCTGtccaatttaattatttaaaattatttaacaattaaaatgaTTAAATAAAACGTGTTAGCGTATTATTTGCGTAGTATTTGCgcgtaaaataaaataatttaacgcgtatgattaaatattatttgagcAGGATTACATTTGTTAATCCTGATATGAATGGATTATCTCTTACTGTGCGTCAAAATGAATTCgatgaaaatatttcatatGCTCCTTATGGTGCACGGtaatatttgaaaaattttagcattatataaattacaaatttattttgtaataattttaataatcttTTTTATTGTAGGTGGTCAAATGTGTTTAGTTACACTCATTCACCAACGCACGCTGTTAGAATTATAAGGGATTGCTTCGATCGTATGACTAATATCGAGGTGTGTTATTGGATTATTGAAACTTTACAacaattatattaatttatatttattaattaaaaatgattttattattattatgcagTTTAACTAGatagtttacaataaaaaagATGTTGATGTTAAAGCGATCATTAGTACATACGATAATAGAATCTGGCAATGTGTTTGTCCTTTGATTTGTTTTGATATTGTGGAGATGCATCGTCATGACCGGGTCTTGAGGCAGTTCAAAATGCGACAATCTATTCCTAGGCCTGCAGTTGACAACGATAACCTACACACTGTTAATAGAACAGGTCATCGCAACATGGATTGGAGAGAGTATCATAAAGATGCAATTATTCTTTGGAATGGAAAATTGAGTAATGTTGCCCGAGGCGAACACCACAGAAGATCTAGGCAAGTCGATGATGATTACTTTCCATGGTTTGATCGCATTACTGTACGATTTATATCTCCTGCAGTAACTGGGCTTGGTTTTAGGCCATATcaattgaatttaaatattggcGGACACAATAATATTCCACAAAATTTTAGTGTGTCATCCCCTGATTCGCATTAGTCATCATCGGGGTTTGTTCCTCCTCGGCCATCTGGTGAGTTTTACAACGCGGGTCCATCTGGTGGGTTGTACAACGCCGGTCCATCTGGTGGGTTCTACAACGCAGGGCCATCTAGTGGGTTTACgcgttaaattattttattttacgcaCAAATACTACGCAAATAATACGCGAACACGTTTTATTTAAtcattttaattgttaaataattttaaatcattaaattgGGCAGCGTCCGCGCCGTGTGGCGGAGGACACTGCCAACTAGGAAGCGTCCTCCGCCACGGAGCGCGGACGCTTCCTAGCTTTGGAGTTTTAcggtatttgtgaaatttttttattttggggtatttttgaaatttatttatttttttacagtaaaaataaaaaaaacccagAATACATCCATCCAAATTAAATGTTTGTGCGGAATTGATGACAACTATCTTGCAAGAGTGGAATCCATGAATTGATATTGTGCCCCCGTAAGCATAAAATTCGTAGATAAGAGAATCTCGTGATTTattcattattaaaaaaattagtgtATGTCTTACAATTTTCACGAGTCATTTCTGTAGAGAGATTATCtaagaattattattattatattttaattaacttCCGAATAGGATCTCACTTTCCCATGTATAGTTAGGGGTGTTCAACGGTCAATTTGGTTTGATTTTACATAATTACGGTTTAATTTTTTGGTCTACGGTTTTTTAAATAtctaatcagataatcaaaCCATTTAATTATGGTATGGTTCGGTTTTATAGTACTACGACCTGGTTTATGCGGTCGATTTTGCGGttttaaaaacaaattcaaTTGATTAATTAGGTATCATTATACGAGTTGTAAATtgataatttaaattcaatttatataatttttcgtTAGGTTTTATGagtttataattataaaatttgataaattttgtttttatcGCTTTTTCAATTATGCAATTTatacattaaattattttcaaatgtataaaaatatcttgtaataaaatttttagtaaatttataattagttatacaaatttaatgcataaaaaatacatacaaataaatatacaataatttatatttgaattattaaaattatattcacTTACCAAtaatctaaatataaataaaacatttattttattaaagtacGGTTTGGTTTTGAAGTAAATAAAACTGTAACCAAATCataataattttgtttttaagttataaaatcaaaataataaatccgGATTATGATTCGGTTTGATTTTCGATTTCTTCAATTTgaattttcgatttttttggttttgacgATATTATGCACACCCCTATGATAGTAGTGACTAATTTATGGCAGAACAAAGGCAAGCTTGAGAAATTTTGATCCAATACAATATTATCCTTGATCCAAATTACATAAGCTCCATATAATTTGGATCAATTATATGCTTTCCCCTATCGTCCTTCGGATAGGACCCAATTTACCCAATTTTCCGGCAAGCGCGACCTGAAAAATATCCCAGTCTTTGCAAATTGCAAGTGCAAAACCCCTAATTTCCGTTTAAAACACAAAACCCCTAAATTTTCGTACTTCTACCACCGATTGCCAATCCCGCTTGCTTGCGTTTCAAAAATAATCTACCTACAGGAAAATTCATGAAATTGATGCGAGGCGGCGATGATGCTGGTCGGTAGATTTTCCAAGCGTTACTTTTGTACTGCTGCGTTTTCTAACGCACGCCCATGGCTTTTCGTGGGATTGGGTAACCCTGGAGATAAATATACGGGCACCAGACACAACGTCGGCTTTGAACTAATCGATGCATTTGCTAAATCACAAGGGATTTCAATGGATGCCGTTCATTGCAAAGCCATCTTTGGAAAAGGTTCTGTCCAGTGCTCGTTTTTGCTTTTTTGTTTCTTacattagtatttttttttctcttttgcgTATGTGTGTTTCTTGGCGTTAGTCAGtgtagtttttggatgtttccTTCAGGTTTTGTTCACGGGGGTCCGGTTTTTTTGGCAAAGCCTCAGACTTACATGAATTTAAGCGGCGAATCTGTAAGCAGTTAACAAAGAGAACTTTTTTCGAGAACGTGCAAGTGTGGACATTAAACTGTGACATTAATTTCAGTTGGTTGCTTCGTGGCATTTGTGGCTGTATTGCTTGCTATACCATACAGAAAGCTATGCTCTTTTTCATTGACTGGTGTAATTATTAGTTCACATCTGTTTCAGAATTTGAAGTGATGAATCCATGTGATAAAAGGTTTTTCTTATATGCATGTAATTGTGTCAAATAACAGACGAATGCTTTTGTATCTGGAATGTGTTTAGTTATGGTGATTTGGGTTGCATAAGTACTGGTGGGTAGAGAACAGACATCCCAAAAAAGTGATAGAAAATGGTCTGTTATGCCTTGcattttcttgtcattttcagGCAATATTTCTATAAATTATACATAAAATTTCATCAATTTTTATTTGAGATCGAGTGACCGCCTCCGCCGCTGTCACTGGTTTGCTCTTGAGATCCTATTATTCAGAAAATGACCATACCATTTGGCAGATGGCTAGGATactttatttaagttttggtgtGCCTGATAACTATCGATCCAGTGGTGAATGATAGGACACCCGTTCTTCCACTTACAAAATGACTTAGAGAAATAAAATTGATTAAAATCGAAAGCAACTAAGCAAGTGTATGCATGTTGCCAACCATTAATAAAACAGTACCCTTCTGATCACGACCAATCTTTCTTACCACTATAAACTATGAAATTTATCCAAGCTGCCCAAGCAGGTGTGTGGACTTTGGATAGTTATGTTAGGTGGTTCTAAAAAATCTACATGTTTTTTTAGTCATGTGATTTGGATGTTTAAATATGATGTCTGGCAGATTTCATCCTGTGCTATACTTTTTGTATTGGTAGTACACATCATATATATGATGTATGACCAATTGACCACCACCACCCCCTCCTCTTTGAACTGAATTAACAACCTTTTTTTTTGCAGAGCGGTCCTATGGCGGCTTATTATATGCTTCCTCTTAATCGAGTT
Proteins encoded:
- the LOC140883306 gene encoding peptidyl-tRNA hydrolase, mitochondrial isoform X2, whose translation is MMLVGRFSKRYFCTAAFSNARPWLFVGLGNPGDKYTGTRHNVGFELIDAFAKSQGISMDAVHCKAIFGKGFVHGGPVFLAKPQTYMNLSGESSGPMAAYYMLPLNRVLVFHDDMGLPCGVLRLHPKGNHGSHNGVSVQSASSLFPRSTSEVDEPSSCFSFLHKLEKQRREQYGGGVFRRHCNAPVKIGLMKERKLKSKGK